From a single Mycolicibacterium mengxianglii genomic region:
- a CDS encoding VOC family protein, with protein sequence MTPLGAPIWIDLTTSDLDAAMSFYGAVFGWTFETAGPEYGGYVTALRDDRPVAGLMANDPQWNAPDGWTTYLHTADVDATLAAWHAAGGTSCGQVMDVPAKGRMAVATDPAGAVTGLWQPNGHNGFEIVGEAGSPVWHQLTVTDYRGALDFYTSVFGWETRAEADTPEFRYTNAIFDGEPLLGVMDGAAVADRSEWSVFLGTGDVDKTLEVITGCGGKIIRGAEDTPYGRLAAVSDPTGAGFNLAAVQ encoded by the coding sequence ATGACCCCGCTGGGCGCACCCATCTGGATTGATCTGACCACCTCTGATCTCGACGCTGCCATGAGCTTCTACGGCGCAGTGTTCGGCTGGACGTTCGAGACTGCGGGCCCCGAATACGGCGGCTACGTCACTGCCCTGCGGGACGACCGCCCGGTCGCCGGTCTGATGGCCAACGATCCGCAGTGGAATGCACCGGACGGCTGGACGACCTATCTGCACACCGCCGACGTCGACGCCACCCTGGCGGCATGGCACGCGGCCGGTGGCACGTCGTGCGGTCAGGTGATGGACGTGCCCGCCAAGGGCAGGATGGCGGTGGCCACCGATCCTGCGGGTGCAGTGACCGGACTCTGGCAGCCGAACGGGCACAACGGCTTCGAGATCGTCGGGGAAGCGGGCTCGCCGGTGTGGCATCAACTCACGGTCACCGACTATCGCGGCGCCCTCGACTTCTACACCTCGGTATTCGGCTGGGAGACCCGTGCCGAAGCAGACACGCCTGAATTCCGGTACACCAACGCAATTTTCGACGGCGAGCCCCTGCTCGGCGTGATGGACGGCGCGGCTGTCGCCGACCGGTCCGAGTGGAGTGTGTTCCTCGGAACCGGCGACGTCGACAAGACGTTGGAAGTCATCACCGGCTGCGGCGGAAAGATCATTCGCGGTGCCGAGGACACCCCGTACGGCCGGCTGGCCGCGGTGTCCGATCCCACCGGAGCGGGGTTCAATCTCGCAGCTGTGCAGTAG
- a CDS encoding 3-keto-5-aminohexanoate cleavage protein, with protein sequence MSGPNIFIEAAINGARTPDQHPNLPVTPEQLAAESLAAHRAGAAVVHMHPKTPDGKDSLLPDTVAAAVTAVRHAVPGLPVGVTTGYWALPDAQQRLEAVRAWPVLPDFTSLNWHEPGSPELAEVLLSRGLGIEVGIFHAEAAASWAESDIAQHCLRVMIELEDDADIALADDLLDRVRAANSPAPILLHGLNASCWPMIEHAGLRGVQTRIGLEDTLTLPDGSVTDGNAALVAAAVRLLG encoded by the coding sequence ATGAGTGGTCCCAACATCTTCATCGAGGCAGCCATCAACGGCGCGCGTACCCCCGATCAGCATCCGAACCTGCCGGTGACCCCGGAACAACTTGCGGCGGAGTCCCTCGCTGCTCATCGGGCGGGGGCCGCCGTGGTGCACATGCATCCCAAGACCCCCGACGGCAAAGACTCGCTGCTGCCCGACACCGTCGCGGCGGCGGTCACCGCGGTGCGCCACGCGGTTCCGGGTCTGCCGGTGGGTGTCACGACGGGGTATTGGGCGTTGCCGGACGCGCAGCAGCGGCTGGAGGCGGTGCGGGCGTGGCCGGTGCTGCCCGACTTCACCTCGCTGAACTGGCATGAGCCCGGTTCGCCGGAGCTCGCCGAAGTATTGCTGTCGCGGGGGCTCGGCATCGAGGTGGGCATCTTCCATGCCGAGGCCGCGGCGTCGTGGGCCGAATCCGACATCGCCCAGCACTGTCTGCGGGTGATGATCGAGCTGGAGGACGACGCGGACATCGCCTTGGCCGACGACCTGCTCGACCGGGTGCGCGCAGCCAATTCGCCTGCACCGATCCTGCTGCACGGTCTCAACGCCAGCTGCTGGCCGATGATCGAGCACGCCGGACTGCGGGGTGTGCAGACCCGCATCGGCCTGGAGGACACGCTCACCCTGCCGGACGGGTCGGTCACCGACGGCAATGCCGCACTGGTGGCGGCCGCGGTGCGGCTGCTCGGTTAA
- a CDS encoding GNAT family N-acetyltransferase has product MSRFVTPGTLAGQRWVLLEPLTVEHIPEIAVAAADGDAGSLWFTTAPSPETAGEWVHRQLKMQAGDQGVTYVVRRLTDGALVGSSSFFHVDAPNRRLEIGCTWYSGSARRTGVNTETKLVMLSHAFDELGCVAVEFRTHYFNTTSRAAIERLGAKRDGILRSHQLLPDGSRRDTVVYSIVDIEWPAVRAHLRFRLSRYD; this is encoded by the coding sequence GTGAGCCGGTTCGTGACACCCGGAACACTGGCCGGGCAGCGCTGGGTTCTGCTGGAACCCCTTACGGTGGAACACATTCCGGAGATCGCGGTGGCCGCCGCGGACGGCGATGCCGGCTCGTTGTGGTTCACTACTGCGCCTTCGCCGGAGACGGCAGGGGAGTGGGTGCACCGGCAACTGAAAATGCAGGCGGGCGATCAGGGCGTCACCTATGTCGTCCGGCGGCTCACTGACGGTGCCCTGGTGGGCTCGTCGAGTTTCTTCCACGTCGATGCGCCCAACCGTCGGCTCGAGATCGGGTGCACGTGGTACTCGGGGTCGGCGCGGCGCACCGGTGTCAACACCGAAACAAAGCTGGTGATGCTCAGTCATGCGTTCGACGAGCTCGGTTGTGTCGCAGTCGAGTTCCGCACGCACTATTTCAACACCACCAGCAGGGCGGCGATCGAACGGCTGGGTGCCAAGCGGGACGGGATTCTGCGCAGCCACCAGCTGCTGCCCGACGGCTCCCGCCGCGACACCGTGGTGTACTCGATCGTGGATATCGAATGGCCCGCAGTGCGGGCCCACCTCCGATTTCGCTTGTCGCGCTACGACTGA
- a CDS encoding type II toxin-antitoxin system Rv0910 family toxin: protein MAKLSVSVDVPLPPEQAWECASDLSRFKEWLSIHRMWRSPLPKTLEKGAVLDSIVEVKGMLNRVQWTIVHFKPPEGMTLNGDGKGGVKVKLIAKVKPADTGSTVALDVHLGGPALFGPIGMLVAGALKSDIQESLQRFKTLYAPA, encoded by the coding sequence ATGGCGAAGCTTTCCGTTTCCGTCGACGTCCCATTGCCGCCGGAGCAGGCTTGGGAGTGCGCGTCTGACCTCTCGCGATTCAAAGAGTGGCTGTCGATCCACCGGATGTGGCGCAGCCCGCTGCCCAAGACCCTGGAGAAGGGCGCCGTCCTCGACTCGATCGTCGAGGTCAAGGGGATGCTCAACCGGGTGCAGTGGACCATCGTGCACTTCAAACCGCCGGAGGGGATGACCCTCAACGGCGACGGCAAGGGCGGGGTGAAGGTCAAGCTGATCGCAAAGGTCAAGCCCGCCGACACCGGCTCGACGGTGGCTCTGGACGTGCACCTGGGCGGGCCTGCGCTGTTCGGGCCCATCGGCATGTTGGTCGCCGGTGCACTCAAGAGTGACATCCAGGAGTCATTGCAGCGGTTCAAAACGTTGTACGCGCCGGCCTGA
- a CDS encoding ABC-F family ATP-binding cassette domain-containing protein gives MSHSQTSVVLNDLGFTWPDGSIALAGVTAAFGPGRTGLIGTNGSGKSTLLRLIAGELTPTTGAVTASGQVGYLPQTLTLAADPSVAELLGVAEVLAALHAIESGDIGDRHFETVGDDWDINTRARAALADIGLGAVDLGRPVATVSGGEAMLIAVTGLRLRRAAVTLLDEPTNNLDRGARAALHRSIADWPGAVVIVSHDVALLELMDHTAELHGGELTVFGGPYSQWRAHLETEQAAAAQAARAADQAARVQQRQRAEAETKLARRNRAGKKAYAEKRVPKIVANGRAMAAQVSAGKFRSDHEGRLQAARQSAEAAAARVREDEHIRVELPDPVVPAGRRLAELRGPGGVLVVQGPERIGIVGPNGIGKTTFLEALLCSEEALAGRLLTDRVGYLPQRLGASAAGLDDATTVLAAVHAVAPDAGAERIRGQLARFLLRGDSVHRPVGTLSGGERFRVALARVLLAEPPPQLIILDEPTNNLDITSVDQLVDALRSYRGAVIVVSHDDDFLRRLELDRILTMAAPGVVTEAR, from the coding sequence ATGTCCCACTCTCAGACTTCCGTTGTCCTCAACGATCTCGGTTTTACCTGGCCCGACGGGTCAATCGCCCTGGCCGGAGTCACGGCTGCTTTCGGCCCCGGCCGCACCGGGCTCATCGGTACCAATGGATCCGGGAAGTCCACCTTGTTGCGGCTCATCGCCGGTGAGTTGACCCCGACCACCGGCGCCGTCACCGCCAGCGGCCAGGTCGGCTACCTCCCGCAGACCCTGACCCTGGCCGCCGACCCCTCGGTGGCCGAATTGCTCGGCGTCGCTGAGGTGCTGGCCGCGCTGCACGCCATCGAATCCGGCGACATCGGCGACCGGCACTTCGAGACCGTCGGCGACGACTGGGACATCAACACCCGGGCGCGGGCCGCTTTGGCCGACATCGGGCTGGGTGCCGTCGATCTGGGCCGGCCGGTGGCAACCGTGTCCGGCGGTGAGGCGATGCTCATCGCGGTCACCGGGCTCCGGCTGCGGCGGGCAGCGGTGACGCTGCTCGATGAGCCGACCAACAACCTCGACCGGGGCGCCCGCGCTGCGCTGCACCGCAGCATCGCCGACTGGCCGGGCGCGGTGGTGATCGTCAGCCACGACGTGGCGCTGCTGGAGCTCATGGACCACACCGCAGAACTGCACGGCGGCGAACTGACGGTTTTCGGCGGTCCGTATTCGCAGTGGCGTGCCCACCTCGAGACCGAGCAGGCGGCCGCCGCGCAGGCCGCCCGCGCCGCTGATCAGGCGGCCAGGGTGCAGCAACGCCAACGGGCGGAGGCCGAGACGAAGCTGGCACGGCGCAACCGAGCCGGCAAGAAGGCCTACGCCGAGAAGCGGGTACCGAAAATCGTGGCCAATGGCCGGGCGATGGCGGCCCAGGTCTCGGCGGGTAAGTTCCGGTCCGACCACGAAGGCCGGCTGCAGGCGGCACGGCAGTCCGCCGAGGCCGCGGCCGCGCGGGTCCGCGAGGACGAGCACATTCGCGTCGAGTTGCCCGACCCGGTTGTGCCCGCCGGCCGACGGCTTGCCGAGCTACGCGGCCCCGGTGGGGTGCTGGTGGTGCAGGGCCCGGAACGGATCGGGATCGTCGGACCCAACGGCATCGGTAAGACCACGTTTCTGGAGGCCCTGTTGTGCTCCGAGGAGGCGCTCGCGGGCCGGTTGCTGACCGACCGGGTGGGTTACCTGCCGCAGCGGCTAGGCGCGTCCGCTGCAGGGCTCGACGACGCGACGACGGTTCTGGCCGCTGTGCATGCGGTGGCTCCGGATGCCGGCGCCGAGCGAATCCGCGGGCAACTGGCGCGGTTCCTGTTGCGCGGCGACAGCGTGCACCGACCGGTGGGCACCCTCTCCGGCGGGGAGCGGTTCCGGGTCGCTTTGGCGCGGGTGCTGCTCGCCGAACCCCCGCCGCAGCTGATCATTCTGGACGAGCCGACCAACAACCTGGACATCACCAGCGTCGACCAGCTCGTTGATGCGCTACGCAGTTACCGTGGCGCCGTGATCGTGGTGAGCCACGACGACGATTTCCTGCGCCGCCTGGAGCTGGACCGGATCTTGACGATGGCGGCTCCCGGGGTCGTCACCGAAGCCAGATAG
- a CDS encoding Hsp20/alpha crystallin family protein, giving the protein MLRFDPFSDLDAVTRGLLSSQSGSNRSPRFMPMDLYKVDDHYVLTADLPGVDPGSVDVNVDNGTLTLTAHRSARSEDSVQWLANERFSGTYRRQLSLGDGIDITGISATYENGVLTVTIPLAERAKPRRIEVTRTENTRSIEPTTVDAD; this is encoded by the coding sequence GTGCTTCGTTTTGATCCGTTCAGTGACCTTGACGCCGTGACCCGGGGCTTGCTGAGCAGCCAGTCCGGATCAAATCGCAGTCCGCGGTTTATGCCAATGGACCTTTACAAGGTTGATGACCATTATGTCCTGACCGCCGATCTTCCTGGTGTGGACCCGGGTTCGGTCGACGTCAACGTCGACAACGGCACCCTCACCCTCACCGCCCACCGGTCGGCCCGCTCCGAGGATTCCGTGCAGTGGTTGGCCAACGAACGCTTCTCCGGCACCTACCGGCGGCAGCTATCGCTGGGCGACGGCATCGACATCACGGGCATCTCCGCCACCTACGAAAACGGGGTGCTGACGGTGACCATCCCGCTGGCCGAACGTGCCAAACCGCGCCGGATCGAGGTCACCCGAACCGAGAACACCCGGTCCATAGAACCGACCACGGTAGACGCGGACTGA
- a CDS encoding cupin domain-containing protein: MTDLPEWAEQLDLAPHPEGGWFRETWRSDLTLGPSALPPDYIGPRNAGTAILFLLMPGQQSAWHTVRSAELWFYHRGGPLLLEIGREQASATTHLLGSDIAAGEHPQTIVPPGHWQRARPRGDEPCLVSCVVVPGFDFADFALHAP, translated from the coding sequence ATGACCGACCTGCCCGAGTGGGCTGAGCAACTGGACCTGGCGCCGCACCCCGAGGGGGGCTGGTTCCGCGAGACCTGGCGCAGCGACCTGACCCTCGGGCCGTCGGCGTTACCGCCCGACTACATCGGGCCCCGCAACGCCGGTACGGCGATCCTGTTCCTGCTGATGCCCGGCCAACAGTCCGCCTGGCATACCGTCCGCAGCGCCGAGTTGTGGTTCTACCATCGCGGCGGACCACTGCTGCTCGAGATCGGCCGCGAACAAGCAAGTGCCACAACGCATCTGCTGGGCAGCGACATCGCCGCGGGCGAGCACCCGCAAACGATCGTCCCGCCGGGGCATTGGCAGCGTGCCCGCCCCCGCGGCGACGAGCCCTGTCTGGTCAGCTGTGTCGTGGTACCGGGATTCGACTTCGCCGACTTCGCGCTACACGCGCCTTAA
- a CDS encoding antitoxin, which yields MGFLDKAKDLLHKNADKVDQAIEKAGDLVDKKTQGKHAGVVDKVQEQAKKRLRENGGVTPPNASPNPHPNPNPATPSNTATPPPATPPSPPAPPPAPPNPAPPTQN from the coding sequence ATGGGATTCCTGGACAAGGCAAAAGACCTGCTCCACAAGAACGCGGACAAGGTGGATCAGGCCATCGAGAAGGCCGGTGACCTCGTCGACAAGAAGACGCAGGGCAAGCATGCCGGTGTCGTGGACAAGGTGCAGGAGCAGGCCAAGAAGAGGCTGAGGGAAAACGGTGGGGTGACACCCCCGAACGCGAGCCCAAACCCGCACCCGAACCCGAACCCGGCCACCCCTTCGAACACAGCTACACCGCCCCCGGCCACCCCTCCGAGCCCACCGGCACCACCCCCGGCCCCTCCGAACCCGGCGCCCCCGACCCAGAATTGA